In one Methylobacterium sp. SyP6R genomic region, the following are encoded:
- a CDS encoding cation:proton antiporter: protein MLIFEWIAGVLVVAVLLAGVARRLGAPFPAFLAIGGVVLAFVPQVPRPGLDPDLALALFLAPVLLDAAYDTSLRDLKRNWMPIAGLVVGAVGVTTVAVALVARWLVPDLPLAAGIVLGAIVAPPDAVAALSVLAHLRLPHRLVTILKGESLFNDASSLLIYRLALGAVATGSFSVAEVAPTFLIGVVGGLVAGPVLAMLYVRLMRRVTDPPSLVVLQFVATFGLWLAAERVEVSGVLTVVSFGLTVSRLSPQTMPAHLRVTSNTVWETAVFVLNVLAFVLIGLQIGPILEGLSPEERRHTAVVAAAVFATTVVVRLAWVLGARAVARLWHRLFGPVGPAPIGLRSGTTVAWCGMRGVVTIALALALPGDFPHRDLVVLTAFCVVLGTLVIQGLTLRPLLAWFSLGDDDPVGIEIGRARAAAYRAARDSLADETSPHAEALRREFDAALSEAEDHDEGLAPESLPADRLRRRAVEAARAVILSLRERDEIGDDAYLRLEEELDWTELSATPREEVAP, encoded by the coding sequence ATGCTGATCTTCGAATGGATCGCCGGCGTGCTCGTCGTCGCGGTCCTGCTCGCCGGGGTGGCGCGGCGCCTGGGGGCGCCGTTCCCGGCTTTCCTCGCCATCGGCGGGGTGGTGCTGGCCTTCGTGCCGCAGGTGCCGCGTCCCGGCCTCGATCCCGACCTGGCGCTGGCGCTCTTCCTCGCCCCGGTCCTGCTCGACGCGGCCTATGACACCAGCCTGCGCGACCTCAAGCGCAACTGGATGCCGATCGCCGGCCTCGTCGTCGGGGCGGTCGGGGTCACGACGGTCGCGGTGGCGCTGGTGGCGCGCTGGCTCGTGCCCGACCTGCCGCTCGCCGCCGGCATCGTGCTCGGTGCCATCGTGGCGCCGCCGGACGCGGTGGCGGCGCTCTCGGTGCTGGCCCATCTCCGGCTGCCCCACCGCCTCGTCACCATTCTCAAGGGCGAGAGCCTGTTCAACGACGCCTCGTCGCTGCTGATCTACCGCCTCGCTTTAGGGGCGGTGGCGACGGGCTCGTTCTCGGTCGCCGAGGTTGCCCCGACCTTCCTGATCGGCGTCGTCGGGGGACTGGTCGCCGGGCCGGTCCTGGCGATGCTCTACGTCCGGCTGATGCGCCGGGTCACCGATCCGCCGAGCCTCGTGGTCCTCCAGTTCGTCGCCACCTTCGGCCTCTGGCTCGCCGCCGAGCGGGTCGAGGTCTCGGGCGTGCTGACGGTGGTGAGCTTCGGGCTCACCGTCTCGCGGCTCTCGCCCCAGACCATGCCGGCGCATCTGCGCGTCACCTCCAACACCGTCTGGGAGACGGCGGTGTTCGTGCTCAACGTGCTGGCCTTCGTGCTGATCGGCCTCCAGATCGGCCCGATCCTCGAGGGGTTGAGCCCGGAGGAGCGCCGCCACACGGCGGTCGTCGCCGCGGCGGTGTTCGCCACCACGGTGGTGGTGCGGCTCGCCTGGGTGCTCGGCGCCCGGGCCGTCGCCCGGCTCTGGCACCGCCTGTTCGGTCCGGTCGGGCCGGCGCCGATCGGCCTGCGCTCGGGCACGACGGTGGCGTGGTGCGGGATGCGCGGCGTCGTCACCATCGCGCTGGCGCTGGCGCTGCCGGGCGATTTCCCGCATCGCGATCTCGTGGTGCTGACGGCGTTCTGCGTCGTGCTCGGCACCCTGGTGATCCAGGGCCTGACCTTGCGCCCGCTGCTGGCCTGGTTCTCGCTCGGCGACGACGATCCGGTCGGGATCGAGATCGGCCGGGCCCGCGCCGCGGCCTACCGGGCGGCCCGCGACAGCCTGGCCGACGAGACCTCGCCCCATGCCGAGGCCCTGCGGCGGGAATTCGACGCGGCGCTCAGCGAGGCGGAGGACCATGACGAGGGCCTCGCCCCGGAGAGCCTGCCGGCCGACCGCTTGCGCCGCCGCGCCGTCGAGGCCGCCCGCGCGGTCATCCTGTCCTTGCGCGAGCGCGACGAGATCGGCGACGACGCTTACTTGCGCCTCGAGGAGGAGCTGGACTGGACCGAGCTCAGCGCGACGCCGCGGGAGGAGGTCGCCCCTTGA
- a CDS encoding alpha-hydroxy acid oxidase: MSRFFTSGPVTCIEDLRVLAERRVPRMFYDYADSGSYTEGTYRANEDDFSRIKLRQRVAVDMTNRTLASTMVGLPVSMPVALAPTGLTGMQHADGEILAARAAAKAGVPFTLSTMSICSIEDVAENTDAPFWFQLYVMRDRDFIDRLIDRAKAAQCSALVLTLDLQILGQRHKDVKNGLSTPPRMTIPNIVNLATKPRWCLNMLRTQRRTFRNIVGHAQGVGDLRSLSSWTAEQFDPRLNWDDVKRIRDRWGGKLILKGILDPEDAELAAQSGAEAMIVSNHGGRQLDGAISSIAALPEIVRTVGDRIEVLMDGGIRSGQDVIKALALGAHGVFIGRAFLYGLGAGGEAGVTQCLDIIRKELDVTMAMCGLRDVRQVDERILAGQPAPTNRPF; the protein is encoded by the coding sequence ATGTCGCGGTTCTTCACGAGCGGGCCCGTCACCTGCATCGAGGACCTGCGCGTGCTCGCCGAGCGGCGGGTGCCGCGGATGTTCTACGACTACGCCGATTCCGGCTCGTACACGGAGGGCACCTACCGGGCGAACGAGGACGATTTCTCCAGGATCAAGCTGCGCCAGCGCGTCGCCGTCGACATGACGAACCGGACGCTCGCCAGCACCATGGTGGGCCTTCCCGTCAGCATGCCGGTGGCGCTGGCGCCGACCGGGCTGACGGGCATGCAGCACGCCGACGGCGAGATCCTGGCGGCGCGCGCCGCCGCCAAGGCCGGCGTGCCGTTCACGCTGTCGACCATGAGCATCTGCTCGATCGAGGACGTGGCCGAGAATACCGACGCGCCGTTCTGGTTCCAGCTCTACGTGATGCGCGACCGGGACTTCATCGACCGGCTGATCGACCGCGCCAAGGCGGCGCAATGCTCGGCGCTCGTGCTCACCCTCGACCTCCAGATCCTGGGCCAGCGCCACAAGGACGTGAAGAACGGCCTCTCGACCCCGCCCCGGATGACGATCCCCAACATCGTCAACCTGGCGACGAAGCCGCGCTGGTGCCTGAACATGCTGCGCACCCAGCGCCGCACCTTCCGCAACATCGTCGGGCACGCGCAAGGGGTGGGGGACCTGCGCTCGCTCTCGTCCTGGACCGCCGAGCAGTTCGACCCGCGCCTCAACTGGGACGACGTCAAGCGCATCCGCGACCGCTGGGGCGGCAAGCTGATCCTGAAGGGGATCCTCGATCCCGAGGATGCGGAACTGGCGGCGCAGAGCGGCGCCGAGGCGATGATCGTCTCCAACCACGGCGGGCGCCAGCTCGACGGCGCGATCTCGTCGATCGCGGCCCTGCCCGAGATCGTCCGGACGGTGGGCGACCGGATCGAGGTCCTGATGGATGGCGGCATCCGCTCGGGCCAGGACGTGATCAAGGCGCTGGCGCTCGGGGCGCACGGCGTCTTCATCGGCCGCGCCTTCCTGTACGGGCTCGGGGCCGGCGGCGAGGCGGGCGTGACCCAGTGCCTCGACATCATCCGCAAGGAACTCGACGTCACGATGGCGATGTGCGGCCTGCGGGACGTGCGCCAGGTCGACGAGCGGATCCTGGCGGGTCAGCCGGCTCCGACGAACCGGCCGTTCTGA
- a CDS encoding IclR family transcriptional regulator produces MSGETARSRLFVQSVEKCFAVLEAFQGARYLSLQEISQRCGHDKSTCQRMAHTLAQLGYLDQCETTRRYVLADRVLDLSYHLLRNHPLIERATPILMDLRRACDARVDLSFFSRASLVYALRLQARAEPYYTNLVGRRIPLFCSAGGRAVLAALAEPEARALVEAEDRRPLTRFTRTEAEAVMEAVAVARRDGYAVAAHEVIEDEVVVAVALLDGARRPFGALHVAGEAGRWSDPEAVARALPGLMRAAALVSGAA; encoded by the coding sequence GTGAGCGGCGAAACCGCGCGAAGCCGGCTCTTTGTGCAATCCGTCGAAAAATGCTTCGCCGTACTCGAAGCGTTCCAGGGCGCCCGCTATCTGTCCTTGCAGGAGATCAGCCAGCGTTGCGGCCACGACAAGAGCACGTGCCAGCGCATGGCCCACACGCTGGCGCAGCTCGGCTATCTCGACCAATGCGAGACGACCCGGCGCTATGTGCTTGCCGACCGGGTGCTCGATCTGAGCTATCACCTGCTGCGCAACCACCCGCTGATCGAGCGGGCGACCCCGATCCTGATGGACCTGCGCCGGGCCTGCGACGCGCGGGTCGACCTGAGCTTCTTCTCGCGGGCATCGCTGGTCTATGCGCTGCGGCTGCAGGCGCGGGCCGAGCCCTATTACACCAACCTGGTCGGGCGCCGGATTCCGCTCTTCTGCAGTGCCGGCGGTCGCGCGGTGCTGGCGGCCCTCGCGGAGCCGGAGGCCCGCGCCCTGGTGGAGGCGGAGGATCGCCGGCCGCTGACCCGGTTCACCCGCACGGAGGCCGAGGCGGTGATGGAGGCGGTGGCGGTGGCCAGGCGCGACGGCTACGCGGTCGCCGCCCACGAGGTGATCGAGGACGAGGTCGTGGTCGCGGTGGCGCTCCTCGACGGAGCCCGCCGGCCGTTCGGCGCCCTGCATGTCGCCGGCGAGGCCGGACGCTGGAGCGATCCGGAGGCCGTCGCCCGGGCCCTGCCGGGGCTGATGCGTGCCGCCGCCCTGGTGAGCGGCGCGGCGTGA
- a CDS encoding MFS transporter, whose product MDGTVATREARRSRPGLDPRARKAIAAACIGNMLEWYDFGVYAFLAGSISAAFFPSSDPTASLLATFAAYGVGFLARPFGGAVIGRLGDRRGRKVALVLTLLMMALGTIGLGLLPTYARIGIAAPALLVTLRILQGIAAGGEWGASTAFIIEWAPEGRRGLFGSFQQVSTASGILLGSGVAALLTSLLSPEAMLAWGWRIPFLLGASLLVVGILIRRSVDETPVFEAKVQHGKAAAVPPAGESGPRLGLRAFGFTIFWTVSYYMLLSYMPTFTQKYGALSASQALWSNTIGLVAMVLTVPVFGHLSDRIGRKPLLIASAVAAILLSYPLFRIVADGAGFATVVAIQVVFGIIVALYSGPGPAAISEMFPSHLRSTWMSIGYTLAVAVFGGFAPFVATWLIAATGSALAPSVAYLIPMAAVTLAVLVRMPETGKTRLA is encoded by the coding sequence ATGGACGGCACGGTCGCGACGAGGGAGGCCCGTCGATCCCGGCCGGGCCTCGACCCCCGGGCGCGCAAGGCGATCGCCGCCGCCTGCATCGGCAACATGCTCGAATGGTATGATTTCGGGGTCTACGCCTTCCTGGCCGGGTCGATCTCGGCGGCGTTCTTCCCCTCGAGCGACCCCACCGCCTCGCTGCTCGCGACCTTCGCGGCCTACGGCGTCGGCTTCCTGGCCCGGCCCTTCGGCGGCGCGGTGATCGGGCGCCTCGGCGACCGGCGCGGGCGCAAGGTCGCGCTGGTGCTGACCCTGCTGATGATGGCGCTCGGCACGATCGGGCTGGGCCTGCTGCCGACCTACGCCCGGATCGGGATCGCGGCGCCGGCCCTGCTGGTGACCTTGCGCATCCTCCAGGGCATCGCGGCCGGCGGGGAGTGGGGCGCCTCCACGGCCTTCATCATCGAATGGGCGCCGGAAGGGCGGCGCGGGCTGTTCGGCTCGTTCCAGCAGGTCAGCACCGCCTCCGGCATCCTGCTCGGGTCCGGCGTCGCGGCCCTGCTGACCTCGCTCCTCAGCCCCGAGGCGATGCTGGCCTGGGGCTGGCGCATCCCGTTCCTGCTGGGCGCCTCGCTCCTCGTCGTCGGCATCCTGATCCGCCGCAGCGTCGACGAGACCCCGGTCTTCGAGGCAAAGGTCCAGCACGGCAAGGCCGCCGCGGTGCCGCCCGCGGGCGAGAGCGGCCCGCGCTTGGGGCTGCGCGCCTTCGGCTTCACGATCTTCTGGACCGTGTCGTACTACATGCTGCTGTCCTACATGCCGACCTTCACGCAGAAATACGGCGCGCTCTCCGCCTCGCAGGCCCTGTGGTCGAACACGATCGGGCTCGTGGCGATGGTGCTGACCGTTCCGGTCTTCGGCCATCTCTCGGATCGGATCGGCCGCAAGCCGCTCCTGATCGCCAGCGCGGTCGCGGCGATCCTCCTGTCCTACCCGCTGTTCCGGATCGTCGCCGACGGGGCGGGCTTTGCCACCGTGGTGGCGATCCAGGTCGTGTTCGGCATCATCGTCGCGCTCTATTCCGGCCCCGGCCCGGCGGCGATCTCGGAGATGTTTCCGAGCCACCTGCGCTCGACCTGGATGTCGATCGGCTACACGCTCGCGGTCGCGGTGTTCGGGGGCTTCGCGCCCTTCGTCGCCACCTGGCTCATCGCCGCGACCGGCTCGGCGCTGGCGCCGAGCGTCGCCTACCTGATCCCGATGGCGGCGGTCACGCTCGCCGTCCTCGTGCGGATGCCGGAGACCGGCAAGACCCGGCTCGCCTGA
- a CDS encoding polysaccharide deacetylase family protein has protein sequence MTDSAALKPWQWPESHWRQRVNKVRAGRTLAPAWPGAKRCAVALSFDVDHETNELRDGGKSLGRLSWGQYGNRQGMPRILKLLSEHDVPASFYVPAVVAMLYPDEQRAVVAAGHEIGIHGWIHELNSVLPREAERDLMLRSADALEAITGTRPVGLRTPSWDYSDATLAIIREMGLRYDSSLMADDSCYELLEDGEPTGVVEIPVEWIRDDAPYFMMSRFEGLRPHIGPEDVLAIFMREFEGAYREGGLFQLTMHPHIIGYRSRLWIVEELIRAAKAKGDVWFATHADIAAHAATAL, from the coding sequence ATGACCGATTCCGCCGCCCTCAAGCCGTGGCAATGGCCCGAGAGCCACTGGCGCCAGCGCGTGAACAAGGTCCGGGCCGGCCGCACCCTGGCCCCGGCCTGGCCCGGGGCCAAGCGGTGCGCGGTCGCCCTGTCCTTCGACGTCGACCACGAGACCAACGAGTTGCGCGACGGCGGCAAGTCGCTCGGGCGGCTCTCCTGGGGCCAGTACGGCAACCGCCAGGGCATGCCGCGCATCCTGAAGCTCCTCTCCGAGCATGATGTCCCGGCGAGCTTCTACGTGCCGGCGGTGGTGGCGATGCTCTATCCCGACGAGCAGCGCGCCGTGGTGGCGGCCGGCCACGAGATCGGCATCCACGGCTGGATCCACGAGCTGAACTCGGTGCTGCCGCGGGAGGCCGAGCGCGACCTGATGCTGCGCAGCGCCGACGCCCTGGAGGCGATCACGGGCACGCGCCCGGTGGGCCTGCGCACCCCGTCCTGGGACTATTCGGACGCGACCTTGGCGATCATCCGCGAGATGGGTCTGCGCTACGATTCGTCGCTGATGGCCGACGATTCCTGCTACGAACTCCTGGAGGACGGCGAGCCGACCGGGGTGGTCGAGATTCCGGTCGAATGGATCCGGGACGACGCGCCCTACTTCATGATGAGCCGGTTCGAGGGCTTGCGCCCGCATATCGGGCCCGAGGACGTGCTCGCGATCTTCATGCGCGAGTTCGAGGGCGCCTATCGCGAGGGCGGGCTGTTCCAGCTCACCATGCACCCGCACATCATCGGCTACCGCTCGCGCCTGTGGATCGTCGAGGAGCTGATCCGCGCCGCCAAGGCGAAGGGCGACGTGTGGTTCGCCACCCATGCCGACATCGCCGCCCACGCGGCGACGGCGTTGTGA
- a CDS encoding M20/M25/M40 family metallo-hydrolase, with translation MPQVPLIPGPADLAPALDRLRRLVLCETPSYAPDALAAGLALMRAELGADGLAMSDPAPDLDAAGAVRARYDRGGALTGPPILILGHLDTVHPVGELAANPWRIEGSRAFGPGILDMKGGIVLALEALRRAGPHLARPVEILITSDEEIGSPRSRGLIEARAKAAACVLVPEPARDNGGLVVGRHAILRYALSATGRPAHAGRDPAKGDSAIHRLARAIVALESRSVPGASLGVGVIGGGTWVNCVPEHASAEMLCVAADDARRAEIAGIVAAEADERLAIDLASERPLWRTGTGDRALYEAAQAVAAALGVVVSPEVSGGGSDGNFTGALGVPTLDGLGPCGAGLHAHDEHLDLASLGPRIGVMANLLVRVGGTA, from the coding sequence GTGCCCCAGGTTCCTCTGATTCCGGGCCCGGCGGACCTCGCGCCCGCCCTCGACCGCCTGCGGCGCCTCGTCCTGTGCGAGACGCCGAGCTACGCCCCCGACGCGCTTGCCGCCGGGCTCGCCCTGATGCGGGCGGAACTGGGGGCGGACGGCCTCGCGATGTCGGACCCCGCCCCCGATCTCGACGCCGCCGGGGCCGTCCGGGCCAGGTACGATCGGGGCGGGGCGCTGACCGGCCCGCCGATCCTGATCCTCGGCCATCTCGACACCGTCCACCCGGTCGGCGAGCTCGCCGCCAATCCGTGGCGGATCGAGGGGAGCCGTGCCTTCGGGCCCGGCATCCTCGACATGAAGGGCGGGATCGTGCTGGCTCTGGAGGCGCTCCGCCGGGCCGGCCCGCATCTCGCCCGGCCGGTCGAGATCCTGATCACCTCCGACGAGGAGATCGGCTCGCCCCGCTCCCGCGGGCTGATCGAGGCGCGGGCGAAGGCGGCGGCCTGCGTCCTGGTGCCGGAGCCCGCCCGCGACAATGGCGGCCTCGTCGTCGGCCGCCACGCGATCCTGCGCTACGCGCTGTCGGCGACCGGCCGGCCCGCCCATGCCGGCCGCGACCCCGCGAAGGGAGATTCCGCGATCCACCGGCTCGCCCGCGCGATCGTCGCCCTGGAGAGCCGGAGCGTGCCGGGCGCGAGCCTCGGCGTCGGGGTGATCGGCGGGGGCACGTGGGTCAATTGCGTGCCCGAGCACGCCTCGGCCGAGATGCTATGCGTTGCCGCCGACGACGCGCGGCGCGCGGAGATCGCCGGGATCGTCGCCGCGGAGGCGGATGAGCGGCTGGCGATCGACCTCGCGAGCGAGCGCCCGCTCTGGCGCACCGGGACGGGGGACCGGGCGCTCTACGAGGCGGCGCAGGCGGTGGCGGCGGCGCTCGGGGTCGTCGTCTCGCCGGAGGTGTCGGGCGGCGGCTCGGACGGGAACTTCACCGGCGCCCTCGGCGTGCCGACCCTCGACGGGCTCGGTCCCTGCGGCGCGGGGCTCCACGCCCATGACGAGCATCTGGATCTCGCGAGCCTGGGGCCGCGGATCGGCGTGATGGCGAACCTGCTGGTGCGGGTCGGTGGGACGGCGTGA